The following DNA comes from Abditibacteriaceae bacterium.
CTTCAAGATGCCGTTCAATTGGATCACGGATCAGCGGCGACTCGCGGATGACTTTTGGATCATCCGCAAGCCGTAATTTTCGGTTTTCGCGAAAACAGAAAGGGGCCGCGTCGCCCCTTTTTTCATGCGTTGAAGTAGCCGTAACGCAAGCCGCACAGGTAGCACAGAAACTCGCGGTCGCCGTCCGCGCCTTCGGCCTGATCGACCCAGCGCAGGGCCGTTTCCCGGTCCCGTGCGCCTGCGGCGATGGTATCGGCGACGCGAGCCTCGAAGCGGACGGCGGCGGCTTCCTGCGCGGCGCGTTCCTCGTTGATCGTCGCATCGATGACCGGGCCGAGCGCGTCGATCATTTCTTCGAGTTCCGCTTCGCTGTACGCGTCCCATTGGAGCCGCGCGCGGACCCCGTAGGCATCTTTGTGCAAGTCGGAATACAACTGCGACAGTTCTTCGTGGCGCGTGTATTTCTGCGCGATGTCGGCGGCGTAGTAGCAGAAGGGGCCGTCGCTGGATTCGATGATGTGGGCTGCGGTGGTCATGTCGATTTCCTTTCGGTGGGTGTGAGACTGAATTATCGGGATTTGTTTCCCGGGCGTCAACCCGGGAAAGTGTATCACTTGGAAATAACGAAGCCCCAGCGGCCATCGCGGCGGATTTGCAGTTCGAGAACCGCGACCGCGTTCTCGATGAACTTCCAATCCATCCCTGCGGCCTTCGCGTCCTTCTTCGTGACGGTGTGGCAACCGCGATTGCCGCTCTTGATGGTCAACAGGTCGGCGTAGAAGTCGGTCGGGGTGAGGCGGACGGTAGAGTTCATGGCGTTTCCTTTGTGGGTCGGTGAGTCGATGGGTGGATTATGGGGCATGAATCCCAAAATCCGGCCCATCGTGAGCCCGGAAGTGAAACAGTCCGTGTCAGACGTGGGTGAAAACCGAGCGCGAGCCGAGCGTCACGTTGCGATAGGTCGGGCCACGGTCGGCGGTCATGACGGCGACGCGTTGCGCTTGCTCGAACACAAGATAAGACGATTCGTTTTTCACCCAGCGGCGACCGTGCTTCGATTCGTACTTGACGACCCAAACCGTCAGGATTCCTGTCGTCTCCAACTTGCTCAGGGCTTCCGCTGCGGCTCTCTTTTGCGCACGGTTCATTTCGGTTTCCGTCCGGGCCACGGCGAAGACCGGCTCCGGGTTGCCCGACAGGTCGAACGAATGTTCGTAGGTCGCAAGCGTCTTGCGGGTGACGCGGGAACCTTCGGTTGCGGTGCGGGTGGTGACGTTGACGGTATCCATGATCGATTTCCTTTCGGGGCGCTGCGGCGGGAATCGCTGCGGCATGGGAGAAATGTATTCCGAAAGGGGCCGTCCGACAAGCCCATAAAGTGAAACAGTCCGTGTCAGAACGGGCAGGGCTCGCCGGGCGGGTGCGGCTCGCCGTCATAGAGCCCCGGGTCGTTGTCCGGGTGCCCGGCGCGCGGGAACAGGACGGGGATCATGCGGTCTTCGCCGTCATAGCGTCCGCTTGTGTGCGCGTGGGTACGCTTGACGGCATGGTTCAACGCAGGCGCTTCCGGCTCTAGGTGCATTGGGGATATGCATCGCGGATTGCAGCACTTGTGCCCGGCGTCATCAAACGGGAAATCAACGTCGAGAAATTCTTCGATCATGACGCGATGCGCCGCGCGATTCTGCGGGTAGGTCTTGCCCGGCACGCGCACGGGAACGCGCGGATAGTCGCTATCGCCTGCGGTCGATCCCGTCCATAACCAGCACGACGACGGATTGTCTTCAACGGCTAGCCGCGTGTTCGCGACTAAGCGTTCGTACAGTGTCCCGAATTTGCGATTCATAGAAAAAAGGGGCCGAAGCCCCTTTGTTTTTACAGGATTCCCCGTAGCTTTTTGTATTCAGCCTCGGTGATCGGCGTTGCGGAAATGAATGTCGTTTCCTGACCACTTCCGAACTGCTTCGCTAACCGCTCACCGTCTAATATCCATTCGCACGGCGTCATATTCGTGGCGTCATTCGTGAATGACCATGAAGTCATTTCCGGCTTGCGCCACGCATAAGCGATAAGCCAGAACATCAGAACTTGTCGGGCCGCGCCGCGCTCGGCGCGCCGCCTTCCATACCGGTTTCGGTTTCCACGTTCTCGCTCAGCGTGTTGTAGTTCTCGGCGACGGCACCGGTCTTGATCGCCTCGTTGAACGCCTTGCCCGCTTCGTACAGGTCGCGCCGGTCAACCTTGCCGACGATGTTGAAGTCGATTCCCATCCAATTTCCTTTGTCGTTGGATTCGGGAACCGTGGTGATTGCGAACTTGTTCGCCCACGACGGCGGCTGAAAGATCATGCCCGTTCGCGGGTGCTTCATCTTCGCGCCGCCGATAGCGGCCATGAGCCGTTTCGACTTCTTGATCTGCGTCGAAGTGAGCGAAATCAGAACGTTCTGCCACGCGTCGTCGTCGCCGAGCGCGAGCCCGTAGTGGTTGCGATGGTCGTTCACGATGTCGCATTTGTCATCGATGGAACCGTTCGCGTTCGGGATGACGAGCTTTCCGTCGAGTTCCTTGAGCGCGCCAGTGCGACGCATGTCGGCGACCTGATCCGACGTGAGTTCACCCTTGAACCCGCCGCCCGCCTTGCGCGAGCCCCAGCGAATCCAGACCTGCCGGAACGCGCACGGAATGAAGATCAGGGGCTTGACCCCTTCGCGCTTGTCGTCGGGCGCGCGCGGCACGTCGATAAGGTCGCCGGTCACGGTGTTGAACAGCATGCCTTGCCGCGCGCCGGGTAGGGCCGACTTGCTGGCTTCGTCCACTTGCGGCGAGCCTTTTTGCAAGACGATCAGGAACGGGATCGCAAACGAATCGGCGGTCGCGCCTTCGATGCCTTTGTTCGCGTCTTCCGCGAACATCATCGCGGCGTCTTCGCCCGCGACGACAATGGAGTTCATCGCCGCTTGCACGATGTCGCCACCGGTCTTCGGTTGCTCCGGCAGGACCGCATCAGGCGCTCCGGTTTCCGCTTCCATCGTGCCGGTTTCGGCGACGGAAACATGGTTGACGGGTTCATTCTTCGATTTCGAGTTGGCGTTAGCCATATGGGATTTCTCCATAGTGTCCCGCTCTTGGCGGCGGCGAGACGTTAGCCGTTATTCTTTCTTTGCGAAGTAAGGCGCGTCGTGCGGCTCGCCTTCCATAATTCTGATGTCGAAGAACCCGACATGCTGCGGATATTTTCGCATAAACAAGCGAGCGTAAAAGCCGATTCGATCATTACTGATCTTGAAATCGTCTCCGTGTGTGACGACCGTCGTTTCCCATCGAATACGTTGCACGACAAGCCAGTGTGACAACCGCTTGTGCCCGCGATTGATAGCTTCAAAAGTGAACTTTTCAAACAGCTTCCACACTTCGGGATTCGCGCGATGCCATTCGAGGAAATCGTCTTTCCTCTCTTGGAAGTTCATGACTTGCGCGGCTTCTTCGCGAACATCGGTTTCGGCGGAGCCTTCATGCCGCGCGGGAATTCGAGCTTCGTCGTTTGGAAATCGAAGACGCCGAACAGGTCCGCAGGGATCGGCTTACCGGCTTCGCGTTCGACCTTGAGCGTCGCTTTCAGCGTCGAGTGGTGAACTTCTTCGCTGTCTTCGACAGGGAAGCCGAGCCCTTCGAGTTCTTTCCGCAGGCGCGCGGCTTCCTCGTCATCGCCTTTTCCGAACTGCACTCCGACCATGCGCTTGATGACGCCGCCGAGAGACGAATCACGCAACCACTTGAACGCCAAGGGCTTGTGCGCTTCGGAAATGCCGCATTTGAAATCGTCTTCGACCTTGAGCGTCACGCCGTCTTGCAAGACGATTTGCCGCATGTTGACTTCTTTCATCAGGTTCGGAATCAGTTCCTCGCGGAGCTTGCGTTCGTTCTTCATCGCGGCTTCGAGTTTTGCTTCGATGCTGGCGATTTCAAACTGCGCGTCGAGTAGCTGTCCTTTCATGACGTTCAGGCGTTCGAGCCTGTCGCCTTCGGGCGCGACTTCTTCGGCGGGCTCGATGAAGAAGTCGTCCGCCGCGCCGTCGCCCGCGTCCGGGTTGTCAGCCGGGTCGATCATGCCGCCCGTGGTCGCCTGCGGCGCGATGTCTTCGGACGGGTGTTTGTCGGCGAAACTCATATCTCGATTTCCTTTCAGGTGGGATCAGAGCAACCAGCAACCGGGATCGGCGCACGGCGTTACTGCGGCGTGATTGCCGTCACAGGTGCCGAGAGCCGAGAACGTCTTGCCGTCGCGGACCGGGTTGACGACAGGATAGGCGTTCGCCCTGCGACGCGATTCGATGATGTTCGCGTGTATGGCTTCGGGACTTGTCGCGCTTTCCCGAATGATGCGCTTGCGCAATTCATGCGTTTCGGGCGCAACATGCAACGCCGCGCGCACTTCTTGGCGCACGTCTTCGAGACGCTTCGCGAAGGCGGGGTCGAGCGTTTCGTTGACAGCGCGCGGCAAGAGCTTCACGCTTTCACGCCAGTTGCGGACATCGGGTTCGCCATCGGACAGCCCGTTTTCCTTGCAGAACGCTTCGACCGCTTCCGCCATCGGCCCGGCAAGGTGGTTGCCGCCGACAGTGAGCGGTGTCTTGAGACACGTCAACTTCGAGGCGAACGAATACAGCGCGCCCGCGATGATTTGGTTTGTCGTTGTCATGATGTTCCTTTAGAGATAACGCAGGACGATGTATTCGCGTGCGTGACGGTCCCACTTCAACAGGCGGACCATGCCGCGCGTTTGCTGCGACATGGCGATAGCGGCGAACGCGATCAGCCCGGGGTCGCCGATGCAACAGAGGAAGTCGCTTTCCTTCGCGCCTTCGAGGCGTTCGCGCAGCAAAGCGAGCATGTCGGGGCTATCCCGCAAACGGGACGCTTCGGGAGGGAGCAAGGTGACAAGCTCGCCGAACTTGCGAGCGGGCTCGATGTCCACGGTCGGAACCCATAGGCGGGTCGCGATGTCAATTCGGGAAGGCACTTGCGGCAAAAACACTTTCGGCATTTCGTTTCCTTTCTAGGTAGAGCATTTTACCCGACGAATTCGTCGGTTTCACTCTCGCCTAGCCATTGTGATAAATCGTCTTCGGTGACGCGCTGCTCGTTTACGCCGCTCATGTCGATGTTACGGTCGCCGAGAATCGTTGCCGCGAGCGACAGCTTTTCCTGAAACGCGCGCGTGATCGACTGGTCGATTGTGTCGATTGCGGCCATGTCGATATACAAAACTGATTCGTGAATCTCGCTCCCGCGTCGATGGTTTCGGTCTTCGGCCTGATCGCGGATGATTGCCGAATACTCGTTCGAGCAAAAGAACGTCGTGCTTGCGGCGGTAATCGTCAACCCGACGCCGCCCGCCTTTTGCACGCCGAGAAAAACTTCTTGCTCGCCTGCTTGGAATGAATCGAGATTCGTGTTCCGGTCTTTCTTCTTCACGTCGCCGTGATACTCCACGAACGAGATATTGCTATCCCGAAACAGGCGCGCAAGGGAGGCGAGTTCTTCGCGGAACCGGCACCATACGATCTTCTGCCCGTCGATGTCCTTCATGCGATCAATCAACGAGTGCAGGCGCGGGTTATCGTCGCCGATGTAGACCGGCTCCGGGTCGCCCGGGACCATGACATAGCCCGACGTGATTTGTTGAAGCTTAGTGAACTTAGCGAGTTTATGGATTGGCAGTAACTCTCCGTCGCGCGCTTGCACGCGGAGTTCGTCTTCGAGCAATGCATATGCGGCACGTTGCTTCGGCGACAGGTGAAAGAATTGTGTTTGAAAGACCTTCGGCGGAAGGTCGAGGCATTCCGTCTTCAAGCATCGGAACGAGTGCGCGCCGACAAGCTTGCGGAGCCTGTCGAGATTGCGATACATCGGAAGCCCGGTGATTTCGTCGCGAGCAACTTGGATCGCGTACCGCATGCGCGGATTGTTCTTAACCATCGCGGCGGCGCGGTAGTCTTCGCTTGTCGGTCGCTCCGGGTGCCCTAGCATCGTCCGGGCAGGATCAACAAGCCGCGTATATTCCGACATGAATGCGCGGTAGTTGTTTGTCCCGAGCAAACCGGCTTTCAGGAATTGCATTTGACCGAAAATGTCTTGCGGCTTGTCCATCGGCGTTCCGGTCCCGATCCGGCGCGCGATGGCGAAGTCGCGAAGCTCCATCGTCTTTTTGTAGGTCGATGTCGTCGTGTCCTTAATCCGCTGCGATTCATCGAGGATCATCAGCGCGCGGCTTGATTGCAGGAAGTCGGCGACGAAATCGAAAGCGTCTTTACTGCGCGCGACCGCTTCATAGTTGACGGTCAGAATCCGCAACTCAGCCCGGAGCGTCAACAGGTCGCGCTGTAGAACGTAGCGGCGAGCCTTTCCGGGATTCGGGCTCCAATAGTGCGCAACGTGCGGCACCGAAAGATGCTTCGGGATTTCGCGCAAGACCCAATTCTCATGAACGCCGCTCGGGGCGATGACGAGAACGGAATCGACCTTGCCTTTGCCGTACAGGTCTTCGGCGTCGGCGAGAAATGTCCACGTCTTGCCGGTGCCTTGCTGCATGAACAGGGCGAACCATCGCGTGTCCGCCATCAGCGACAGCGCTTCGATCTGCTTCGCCATTCCTTCCGTCTTCATTCCCGTTCCATTCCACGCGTGACAGCGATCATGATAAGCAAGCCGCAGGCGAATCCAAGTAGAAAGAAAAAGATCATCAGTTGATCCGCCCATCAAGCCATTCGAGTATGCGAGGAAAGAATTCGTATCGGTCGCCGCTAGCTAGCGCAATGGAAGACATCAGCGGCCACGACATATCGTTGATCGTATCGGAGAATCGACCATCGACTAGCGCGTAATGATATGAACCGATCCCGATAAGCGTCGCGACGCGTCCGCCGCATCGACGGTAGTCCATATGCCAATTCTTCTGATCTTGCGAGAGCTTCTGATGCGCCTTTGCCAGAACAGCGCCGTACTTCTTTTCGGGAATGCTCGCAACTTGCTTCAACTCAATCCATGACGTGCGGCCATGCAACAGGCAATGCACGTCAGGCATGCCGGGGTTAATTAACGCTTCGACACGTTCAAGCCGCACAGTCTCATGAATCGCCGTGTGATTCTTTACGCGCGTCCACAGGTTCGATTCTTCTTTCTTCATGCCTCACCCTTGACGCCTTTCTCGGGGTCGCGATGCTTGACAAGCGACGTAAAAGTTTTCGGATCGAACTTCATTTCGGGCTTGCACCAACAGCCTAGCCCCTTGACGTGTTCGCGCCCGCCGCGCGAGAGCGGGTAGGAGTCGGTAGGCCGGTACGCCGGGAGCATGCGCGCGGCGAGCGATGCCTTTTCCTTGCGCTCCTGTGCGTTCACTTCTTCGACGGAACCGGCTCCGCACCATTCGCAGCGACCGCCATCGATCCATGAGCGCGAGTGATTGCCGTTCGATCCCCTGCCGCTCGAACAGGGGTCAAGATCAGGATCGGACCATGCCATCAGTAATCTCCGTTCACTATTTCCACCGGCTCCGGTTCGGGCTCTCCCGCAGTTCGCGGCGGAAGAATCGTAACCTCTCCGGAGTCATCGAACACCGCGCCCGCGTATTGCGGATCGAGGATGTCCGGGCGATTGATGCAACGCAAGCCCCACGGAACAACGCGAAGGATGTTGTATTCGGGAACTTTCTTGGCGCGCACCAAAACAACGTCGCCGGTCCGAAGGTTTTCCATAGCCATTCTTCCCAATGGCTCGAAAACTGCGGGCGGGATTCGTACGATGATGTCAGCCCCGAAGTCGTCGCGGCAGATGATGTCAAGAAATTGAGTGCCGCCCGACTTAACTTCGCCGTTTCTTCGATCCACCAAACGTTGCTCGTTATCGTCACGGTTTCGTTTACCAACGACCTGAGCGAGCCAAACATACTCCGGCCATCCGGAGGAAGCAAACTCGTTCGACGTGACGATGACAGTCCCGTCCCGACATCCGAAAGATTCGGGGTTGATGTACCAATCACGATATTTCCTTCGCAGCGGAAACAGTTCGGCAAAGCGTAGCGTCGGATTCTCGAAGCGCTCGCGCTTCAACGTGCCCGCCGCGCGATCCGCAATAGCCTTCGCGGCCTTCGACGGGCCGATGCCGACGATGTTCATGAACCCGCCGACTAGCTTGCCGTCCCGCACTTCCCACGTCATGCCCGATAGGTCCGGATCGAACGCGATGAAGTCGATTCCTTGTTGCTGGCACTCGCGCAGGATTTCGGAAATCTTCTCGGGCGCATCCTCTGCGCGCAGGCACGCCGCTGCGAATTCGAGCGGGTGATAGCGCTTCATCCACGCGCACCAATAGGAGACGATGCCGTAAGAAACGGAGTGC
Coding sequences within:
- a CDS encoding DEAD/DEAH box helicase, producing MKTEGMAKQIEALSLMADTRWFALFMQQGTGKTWTFLADAEDLYGKGKVDSVLVIAPSGVHENWVLREIPKHLSVPHVAHYWSPNPGKARRYVLQRDLLTLRAELRILTVNYEAVARSKDAFDFVADFLQSSRALMILDESQRIKDTTTSTYKKTMELRDFAIARRIGTGTPMDKPQDIFGQMQFLKAGLLGTNNYRAFMSEYTRLVDPARTMLGHPERPTSEDYRAAAMVKNNPRMRYAIQVARDEITGLPMYRNLDRLRKLVGAHSFRCLKTECLDLPPKVFQTQFFHLSPKQRAAYALLEDELRVQARDGELLPIHKLAKFTKLQQITSGYVMVPGDPEPVYIGDDNPRLHSLIDRMKDIDGQKIVWCRFREELASLARLFRDSNISFVEYHGDVKKKDRNTNLDSFQAGEQEVFLGVQKAGGVGLTITAASTTFFCSNEYSAIIRDQAEDRNHRRGSEIHESVLYIDMAAIDTIDQSITRAFQEKLSLAATILGDRNIDMSGVNEQRVTEDDLSQWLGESETDEFVG